One genomic region from Bacteroidales bacterium WCE2008 encodes:
- a CDS encoding OmpA family protein, producing MKKLLGVLVAAGLFTFSFSANAQENGNRDENGNIVRGAYVTNSFWDNWFIGVGAGVNATVANAINTFDGFGLATDVNVGKWITPAVGVRAGWKGLKNTFEEQYKDAFTQHYFHADFLWNLSNSFSGYKETRFWDVIPYATVGGLGVDGFKNADWEYAVGAGILNDLRLGKHVDLFLDVQALAAHARQFNDNGRFFFPVSATAGLIFNLGRTNFDRLSSVMPVIVPVPFTVDQYNALKDRVAALEKENASLKDEIARLKAQTPDTVYVGKESEVEPIAKTFFAINSSVINDREKAHLDFFAANVINKSADDKVYTITGSADKGTGSVAGNAKLAEARANAVKNYLVKKCGVAESKLAVESLGGVDGKPASALRCTVIK from the coding sequence ATGAAAAAGCTTCTCGGAGTTCTCGTAGCAGCAGGACTCTTTACTTTCTCTTTCAGTGCAAATGCACAGGAGAATGGAAACCGTGACGAGAATGGTAACATCGTTCGCGGTGCTTATGTCACTAACTCATTCTGGGACAACTGGTTCATCGGTGTAGGCGCCGGTGTTAATGCTACAGTTGCCAACGCTATCAACACTTTCGACGGATTTGGTCTTGCAACAGACGTTAACGTAGGTAAGTGGATTACTCCTGCTGTTGGTGTTCGTGCCGGCTGGAAGGGTCTCAAGAATACTTTCGAAGAGCAGTACAAAGATGCTTTCACACAGCACTATTTCCATGCTGACTTCCTCTGGAATCTCTCTAACTCATTCTCTGGCTATAAGGAGACCCGTTTCTGGGATGTTATTCCTTACGCTACTGTCGGTGGCCTCGGCGTTGACGGTTTCAAGAATGCTGACTGGGAGTATGCAGTAGGTGCTGGTATCCTCAATGATCTCCGTCTTGGCAAGCATGTTGACCTCTTCCTCGATGTTCAGGCTCTCGCAGCTCACGCTCGTCAGTTCAATGACAACGGTAGATTCTTCTTCCCTGTTTCCGCTACTGCAGGTCTTATCTTCAACCTTGGCAGAACCAACTTCGACCGTCTTTCTTCTGTAATGCCGGTTATCGTTCCTGTTCCTTTCACTGTTGACCAGTACAACGCTCTTAAGGACCGTGTTGCTGCTCTCGAGAAAGAGAACGCTTCTCTCAAGGATGAGATTGCTCGTCTTAAAGCTCAGACTCCTGACACTGTTTACGTAGGTAAGGAGAGCGAGGTTGAGCCTATCGCTAAGACTTTCTTCGCAATCAACTCTTCAGTTATCAACGATCGTGAGAAAGCTCACCTTGATTTCTTCGCAGCTAACGTAATCAACAAGTCAGCTGACGACAAGGTTTACACTATCACAGGTTCTGCTGATAAGGGTACCGGTTCTGTAGCAGGTAACGCTAAGCTCGCTGAGGCTCGTGCTAACGCAGTTAAGAATTACCTCGTTAAGAAGTGCGGTGTTGCTGAGAGCAAGCTCGCAGTTGAAAGCCTCGGTGGCGTTGACGGCAAGCCAGCTTCTGCACTCCGTTGCACTGTTATCAAGTAA